The following coding sequences lie in one Indicator indicator isolate 239-I01 chromosome 2, UM_Iind_1.1, whole genome shotgun sequence genomic window:
- the FBXO30 gene encoding F-box only protein 30, producing the protein MEEHQQHLHCVNCVSRRCMTRPEPGISCDLIGCPLVCGAVFHLCKAEEHRMLCPLERVPCLNSGFGCPFIVARNKIADHLEVCPASVVCCTMEWNRWPVSYADRKSYENLSKDVDEVEQLDMALALQDQRMLLESLKVATMISKAGDQIPESREQTSVNSSAPDTVHSNGLMPVDEESYGALYQATVETTRSLAAALDILNSATRDINMLSSTLCISPHEVKEDTEIKEQVSNGIIQDNKSDHEYPDEDNRGAAGGINFDSLNQNSQMEQNGSSDICHDDLNLNLGNSSTLCNGFHVENESSKVLDPNEDLPVSNSKPSSVANGECTATHNDEALQSCSSFPVTAQLKEVVSADHLVNGNVNHVLLPHNANEEEMLERQVEQERLRNIAALLRYRSYRFLVDDYWSTPKEDKAVDTSDLEITEDPMGLQGIDLITAALLFCLGDSPGGRGISESRAVDVYHVDIGTQTFSLPSAILATNTMVGEIASASACDHANPQLSNPSPFQTLGLDLVLEYVARYQTKQRSMFTFVCGQLFRRNEFSSHFKNVHGDIHAGLNGWMEQRCPLAYYGCTYSQRRFCPSTQGAKIIHDRHLRSFGVQPSISTVLVEPAKSCLIGLHNDHLSSLPFEVLQHIASFLDGFSLCQLSRVSRLMRDVCGSLLQARGMVILLWEKRRYSDGSSSWQIKEKVWRFSTAFCTVNEWKFADIVSMADHLKKCSYNAVERREEAVPLPCMCVTRELTKEGRSLRSVLKPVL; encoded by the exons ATGGAGGAACATCAACAACATTTACATTGTGTGAATTGTGTCAGCCGTCGTTGTATGACCAGACCAGAGCCTGGCatttcctgtgatttgattGGCTGCCCATTAGTTTGTGGAGCAGTTTTTCACTTGTGTAAAGCTGAGGAACATCGCATGTTATGTCCACTTGAAAGAGTGCCTTGTTTGAATAGTggctttggatgtcccttcatAGTAGCCCGAAATAAAATTGCTGATCACCTAGAAGTTTGTCCTGCAAGTGTGGTATGTTGTACCATGGAGTGGAATAGATGGCCAGTCAGTTATGCAGACCGAAAATCATATGAAAATCTGAGTAAAGATGTTGACGAAGTGGAGCAGCTAGATATGGCTTTAGCCCTTCAAGACCAGCGCATGTTATTAGAATCACTTAAAGTAGCAACTATGATATCAAAGGCAGGTGATCAAATACCAGAATCCAGAGAACAAACCTCTGTCAACTCAAGTGCCCCAGATACAGTGCATTCAAATGGTTTGATGCCTGTGGATGAAGAGTCCTATGGTGCACTTTATCAAGCTACTGTAGAAACAACACGAAGTTTGGCTGCTGCCCTGGATATCCTGAACTCTGCTACAAGGGACATTAATATGCTAAGTTCAACGCTTTGCATTTCACCACATGAAGTGAAAGAAGATACTGAGATTAAAGAACAAGTTTCTAATGGCATTATTCAGGATAACAAGTCTGACCATGAGTATCCAGATGAAGATAAcaggggagcagctgggggtATTAACTTTGACAGCCTGAATCAAAATTCACAAATGGAACAAAATGGTTCTAGTGATATTTGTCATGATGACTTAAATCTAAACCTTGGTAACTCCTCAACTTTGTGTAATGGCTTTCATGTTGAAAATGAAAGTTCAAAGGTGTTGGACCCGAATGAAGATCTTCCTGTAAGTAATTCAAAGCCGTCCAGTGTAGCAAATGGTGAATGTACAGCAACTCACAATGATGAGGCATTACAGTCTTGCAGCTCCTTCCCTGTAACAGCACAACTTAAAGAAGTGGTATCAGCTGATCACCTAGTTAATGGCAATGTTAACCATGTGCTACTTCCCCATAATGCTAATGAAGAGGAAATGTTAGAGAGACAAGTAGAGCAAGAAAGATTGAGAAACATAGCTGCGCTTTTACGATATCGATCATACAGATTCCTTGTTGATGACTATTGGTCTACACCAAAAGAAGACAAAGCTGTTGATACATCAGATCTGGAGATAACAGAAGATCCTATGGGTCTTCAGGGGATTGATTTAATCACTGCAGCTCTGTTGTTTTGCCTAGGAGACTCTCCGGGAGGTAGGGGTATATCGGAAAGTCGCGCTGTTGATGTGTATCACGTTGACATTGGGACCCAAACATTTTCTCTTCCATCTGCTATATTGGCCACAAATACAATGGTGGGGGAAATAGCTTCAGCATCTGCGTGTGATCATGCCAACCCCCAGCTCTCAAATCCAAGTCCATTCCAGACCCTTGGACTGGATTTGGTATTGGAATATGTGGCTAgataccaaacaaaacaacGTTCAATGTTTACATTTGTTTGTGGACAGTTGTTTAGGAGAAACGAATTTTCATCACATTTTAAGAATGTGCATGGTGATATTCATGCTGGCCTTAATGGCTGGATGGAGCAGAGGTGTCCTTTAGCATATTATGGGTGCACATATTCTCAACGAAGATTTTGTCCTTCAACACAAGGGGCAAAAATTATTCATGACCGCCACTTACGGTCATTTGGAGTTCAGCCTTCTATATCCACAGTATTAGTAGAACCAGCAAAAAGCTGTTTAATTGGACTACACAATGACCATCTGAGTAGTCTGCCTTTTGAGGTTCTACAGCACATTGCTAGTTTCCTAGATGGCTTTAGTTTATGTCAGCTTTCAAGAGTGTCACGTTTAATGAGAGATGTGTGTGGAAGCTTGCTTCAAGCACGTGGAATGGTGATActgctttgggagaagagaaggtacTCAGATGGAAGTTCTTCTTGGCAGATAAAAGAAAAG GTTTGGCGCTTCAGTACGGCCTTCTGTACTGTGAACGAGTGGAAGTTTGCTGACATCGTAAGCATGGCTGACCACTTGAAGAAATGTAGCTACAATGCTgttgagagaagagaggaggctgtTCCGCTGCCATGTATGTGTGTAACACGAGAACTCACTAAAGAAGGACGTTCACTGCGCTCTGTTTTGAAACCAGTTCTTTAA